A window from Culex pipiens pallens isolate TS chromosome 3, TS_CPP_V2, whole genome shotgun sequence encodes these proteins:
- the LOC120429150 gene encoding 28S ribosomal protein S35, mitochondrial encodes MALFVRFAGSRPVVQLTSVRVAGCRFQSTQQELDTSSKHVDDEEFRVLNFKQVRAQRVARRKMNKTEVPPPRSQQMATDQDWGAVWPGPKSFVPASVPLPLRQGYVSKKYQIPPGKFANAELMKIPNFLHLTPPVIKKQCEALKQFCTPWPKGLETEERMRASFPVEVVTSDYCHALPTIRNPLSRIVTVQLRVDTLGLDRHAKDKFLRLVGERYCAESGVLTLVTDRCPLKQQNYDYAMYLLTALYHESNVTEPWEDSKSEADMELYEFGRNRAKVSAEGILNWGKKEGEGKEEAPAAYAGVVEQLFNEGENEYNVQKYKEQTLALLGLSK; translated from the exons ATGGCACTGTTTGTGAGGTTTGCCGGAAGTCGACCGGTGGTGCAGCTAACGTCGGTGCGGGTCGCTGGATGCCGGTTTCAGTCGACCCAACAGGAACTGGACACCAGCAGCAAGCATGTCGACGACGAAG aatttcgAGTGCTGAATTTTAAACAAGTTCGAGCCCAGCGGGTCGCACGACGTAAAATGAACAAAACTGAAGTGCCGCCACCGAG ATCCCAACAGATGGCCACCGACCAGGACTGGGGCGCCGTCTGGCCCGGCCCCAAATCGTTCGTCCCGGCGTCCGTTCCGCTGCCGCTGCGCCAGGGCTACGTGTCGAAAAAGTACCAAATCCCGCCGGGCAAGTTCGCCAACGCCGAGCTGATGAAGATCCCCAACTTTCTGCACCTGACGCCGCCGGTCATCAAGAAGCAGTGCGAAGCGTTGAAGCAGTTCTGCACGCCCTGGCCGAAGGGGCTGGAGACGGAGGAGCGGATGCGGGCGAGCTTTCCGGTCGAGGTGGTGACGTCGGATTATTGCCACGCGTTGCCGACGATCCGGAATCCGCTGTCGCGGATCGTGACGGTGCAGCTGCGGGTGGACACGCTCGGGTTGGACAGGCACGCGAAGGATAAGTTTTTGCGCCTGGTTGGGGAGCGGTACTGTGCGGAGAGTGGGGTGTTGACGCTGGTCACGGATCGGTGTCCGTTGAAGCAGCAGAACTATGACTATGCGATGTACTTGTTGACGGCGTTGTATCACGAGTCGAATGTGACGGAACCGTGGGAGGACAGTAAGTCCGAAGCGGATATGGAGTTGTACGAGTTTGGGCGGAATCGGGCCAAGGTTAGTGCGGAAGGTATCTTGAACTGGGGGAAGAAGGAGGGAGAGGGTAAGGAGGAGGCTCCGGCGGCTTATGCTGGAGTTGTGGAGCAGTTGTTCAACGAGGGTGAGAACGAGTACAACGTGCAAAAGTATAAGGAACAGACGCTGGCGTTGCTCGGGTTGAGCAAGTGA
- the LOC120429149 gene encoding kinesin-like protein KIF18A: protein MGDSKNIRVAVRVRPFNRRELEQNQRNIIKVLDSSTLMFDPDEDEDEFFFHGMKQTHRDITKRVKKKLAMEYDSVFDAEANNEDIFRGCTQPLVTSVMDGYNCSVFVYGATGAGKTFTMLGSDECPGITFLTMRELFRQIETLSGTRKFDIGISYLEVYNELVMNLLTKTGPLKLREDSHGVVVSGLVLKQIHNAEELLELLALGNQNRTQHPTDANAESSRSHAIFQVHIRMVDKTTGQKKTVKLSMIDLAGSERAASTKGIGIRFKEGANINKSLLALGNCINKLADGLKHIPYRDSNLTRILKDSLGGNCQTVMIANVSPSSLTYEDTYNTLKYASRAKKIRTTLRQNIVPTNVPKEYLVKKVNEQAAEIDRLKAKLKEVEELAKAKVASPPAAGKFGMPDAVLLNTWRSRIDNCYAIVKKAQEHYFNLQSKEKVLNLRSKLKEQAEIIKKIVTLDGKHLNEDIARLEASIDRYGKQVARQKEEMNRWAKRYRDALRSVEALRSEVNSSELAPLLSFHMTARASEIDAAKSHLKKSHMMKINIIYIDENRQWEKIMQLSAEIIQQNYLLLRSMGRLDNVMLEKMERLVKLDHCQRGVKFTDDDDQGELMKEVNITDTSIEEITNLSDCYDGGADDMEMDCGVKRLKDDDDESEPEHDFKKHKYEANMAEFKKPKALRPLNFKPQSLSVKTTVTRKTPTKAQKTTTIAQFKVPKLMISGPSKPSSGKKQRQQAANSSTSSNDASDASDGPDENVNSTFCIDSAQSTANSLFSNVLVESNVDPQVLNKVLRRASTKGNVISKVTLTLNKENRKFSPKRVGKSPRPLIRANSRSHSTAASVISRYRMMKAGAVSSSSSTTAKLTATTPKKGLKSTYDSDGERKAPPRLTKK, encoded by the exons ATGGGTGACAGCAAAAACATTCGGGTGGCCGTCCGGGTGAGGCCCTTCAACCGGCGGGAATTGGAGCAGAACCAGCGGAACATCATCAAG GTCCTGGACAGTTCGACGCTGATGTTCGACCCggacgaggacgaggacgagTTCTTCTTCCACGGTATGAAGCAAACGCACCGGGACATTACGAAGCGCGTCAAGAAGAAGCTCGCGATGGAGTACGACAGCGTGTTCGACGCCGAGGCCAACAACGAGGACATTTTCCGTGGCTGCACACAACCGCTGGTCACGTCGGTGATGGACGGGTACAACTGTTCGGTGTTTGTGTATGGGGCTACCGGGGCCGGCAAGACGTTTACGATGCTCGGGAGCGACGAGTGTCCGGGGATTACGTTTCTGACGATGCGGGAACTGTTCCGGCAGATTGAGACGCTGAGCGGGACGAGGAAGTTTGACATTGGCATTTCGTACTTGGAGGTTTACAACGAGTTGGTGATGAATCTGCTGACCAAGACGGGCCCGCTGAAGCTGCGGGAGGATTCTCACGGCGTGGTCGTTAGTGGGTTGGTGCTGAAGCAGATTCACAATGCGGAAGAGCTGCTGGAGCTTTTGGCGCTTGGGAATCAAAATCGAACGCAGCATCCGACGGACGCGAACGCCGAAAGTAGTCGCAGTCACGCGATCTTCCAGGTGCACATTCGGATGGTGGACAAGACGACGGGCCAGAAGAAGACGGTCAAGCTGTCGATGATTGATTTGGCGGGCAGTGAACGGGCGGCCAGTACGAAGGGAATCGGCATTCGGTTCAAAGAGGGTGCGAACATCAACAAGAGTTTGCTTGCGCTCGGCAATTGCATCAACAAACTGGCCGACGGCCTCAAGCACATCCCGTATCGAGACTCGAACCTCACACGAATTCTGAAGGACAGTCTCGGTGGAAACTGCCAGACGGTCATGATCGCCAACGTTTCGCCATCTTCGCTCACCTACGAAGACACCTACAACACGCTGAAGTACGCGTCGCGTGCCAAGAAGATCCGAACGACTCTACGGCAAAATATCGTCCCCACGAACGTTCCCAAGGAGTACCTCGTCAAAAAGGTCAACGAGCAAGCCGCCGAGATCGACCGGCTAAAGGCCAAACTCAAGGAGGTGGAAGAGCTGGCAAAGGCCAAGGTGGCGTCACCTCCGGCAGCTGGCAAATTCGGCATGCCCGACGCAGTGCTGCTCAACACGTGGCGCTCGCGAATCGACAACTGCTACGCGATCGTCAAAAAGGCCCAGGAACACTACTTCAACCTGCAGAGCAAGGAAAAGGTGCTTAATTTGCGCAGCAAGCTGAAGGAACAGGCCGAAATCATCAAGAAGATCGTCACGCTGGATGGCAAGCATCTGAATGAG GACATTGCCCGCTTGGAGGCCTCCATCGATCGGTACGGAAAGCAGGTGGCACGCCAGAAGGAAGAGATGAACCGGTGGGCCAAACGGTACCGAGACGCCCTCCGAAGCGTGGAAGCGCTGCGTTCCGAAGTAAACTCTTCGGAACTGGCGCCGCTCTTGAGCTTCCACATGACGGCAAGGGCCAGTGAAATCGATGCCGCCAAGTCGCACCTCAAAAAGAGCCACATGATGAAGATCAACATCATCTACATTGACGAGAACCGCCAGTGGGAGAAGATCATGCAGCTGAGCGCGGAGATAATTCAGCAAAATTACCTGCTGCTTCGCAGCATGGGCCGGCTGGACAATGTGATGCTGGAGAAGATGGAACGGCTGGTGAAGCTGGATCACTGCCAGCGGGGAGTCAAAttcaccgacgacgacgatcagGGTGAACTGATGAAGGAGGTCAATATCACAGACACGAGCATCGAAGAAATCACCAACCTTTCCGACTGTTACGATGGCGGCGCGGATGACATGGAAATGGATTGTGGCGTGAAGCGATTGAAGGACGACGATGACGAAAGCGAACCAGAGCACGACTTCAAGAAGCACAAGTATGAAGCGAACATGGCCGAATTCAAGAAGCCAAAAGCTCTTCGACCGCTCAATTTCAAACCGCAAAGCTTGAGCGTCAAGACCACAGTCACCAGAAAGACTCCGACCAAGGCCCAGAAAACGACCACCATTGCGCAGTTCAAAGTACCTAAATTGATGATCAGTGGACCGTCAAAACCATCCAGTGGCAAGAAACAGCGACAACAGGCTGCGAACTCATCTACCTCATCGAACGATGCCAGTGACGCTTCCGACGGACCCGACGAGAACGTCAACAGCACCTTCTGCATCGATTCAGCCCAAAGTACAGCCAACTCCTTGTTCTCAAACGTACTCGTGGAGAGCAACGTGGATCCGCAAGTTTTGAACAAAG TACTCCGCCGAGCATCAACAAAAGGCAACGTGATTTCCAAGGTGACGCTAACGCTAAACAAAGAAAACCGGAAGTTCAGTCCGAAGCGAGTAGGCAAAAGCCCACGACCGCTGATTCGAGCCAACAGTCGAT CTCACAGCACAGCGGCCAGCGTAATCAGCCGGTACCGGATGATGAAGGCGGGCGCCGTCTCCAGTTCCTCGTCGACCACGGCAAAACTCACCGCCACCACGCCGAAAAAGGGCCTCAAGAGCACGTACGACAGCGACGGCGAGCGGAAGGCGCCGCCGCGTCTCACCAAGAAGTAG
- the LOC120429151 gene encoding ribosome-recycling factor, mitochondrial, protein MLRITNVRILSQTVRAVLALTTEASSTPRIATAGLLSAPTPVLQPARGYAKSKDKKKEKKGAGGAKVHINEDQLAEVFDVAALRTLMERNVATMKDDYIKNLSLRSATGAMETLKVTYEGKDYQLQELGQIVRKNPKTVVVNLVSFPQTIPAVLQAIQKSGMNLNPQQDGTTLFVPVPKVTREHREGLAKNAKTLFIKCRDAIKDAQNGQIKKLKKQTDISEDLNHQVQAQITAIANEYIKEAEKMMEIKQAELLGDKS, encoded by the coding sequence ATGCTTCGAATAACCAACGTCCGCATTCTATCGCAAACGGTTCGGGCCGTCCTGGCCCTGACCACCGAAGCGTCCTCGACACCACGAATTGCCACCGCAGGATTGCTTTCGGCACCGACGCCAGTTCTGCAGCCCGCTCGCGGCTACGCCAAAAGCAAGGACAAAAAGAAGGAAAAGAAAGGCGCGGGGGGCGCCAAAGTGCACATCAACGAGGACCAACTGGCCGAGGTCTTCGACGTTGCGGCGCTGCGAACGCTAATGGAGCGGAATGTGGCCACCATGAAGGACGATTACATCAAGAACCTTTCGCTGCGATCGGCGACGGGCGCGATGGAAACGCTCAAAGTGACGTACGAGGGCAAGGACTACCAGCTGCAGGAACTGGGGCAGATCGTGCGCAAGAACCCCAAAACGGTGGTGGTAAACTTGGTGTCGTTTCCGCAGACGATTCCGGCCGTGCTGCAGGCGATCCAGAAGAGTGGCATGAACTTGAACCCGCAGCAGGACGGGACGACGCTGTTCGTTCCGGTGCCGAAGGTTACGCGTGAGCACCGCGAGGGGCTGGCGAAAAACGCCAAGACGTTGTTTATCAAGTGTCGGGACGCGATCAAGGACGCCCAGAACGGGCAGATTAAGAAGCTCAAGAAGCAGACGGACATTTCCGAGGATTTGAACCACCAGGTGCAGGCGCAGATCACGGCCATTGCCAACGAGTACATTAAGGAGGCGGAGAAAATGATGGAGATTAAGCAGGCCGAGTTGTTGGGGGATAAGTCGTAG